A single genomic interval of Caballeronia sp. NK8 harbors:
- a CDS encoding methyl-accepting chemotaxis protein, producing the protein MNFQGMRVKTRLAIGFGVLTGALLVVAALSIEALHESNQRFTSFVEGINARAELAASVRTAVDRRAIAARNLVLVTKPADLEIEKAAVVQAHEDVQRDLRKFNELVSSATDVPPEVRARVAEINRVESQYGPVALDIVDLALKGKHAEAIAHMNDECRPLLAALVKATQDYSDMTHAREAQLVAESAAHYAFSRMLLLGVCAFAVFAAMFAGIAITRSILRALGAEPDTLSEVAKRVAEGDLRPVADAGNAPANSVLASMSTMQKNLVELIGNVRASADSIATGSSQIATGNVDLSTRTEEQAASLEETASSVEQLTSTVRQNAEHAQHANTLSADASAIAQQGNAAVSRMIETMSDISARSGQIAEITGMIEGIAFQTNILALNAAVEAARAGEEGRGFAVVAAEVRSLAQRSSSAAKEIKELINASVGRITEGSKFAGDAGATMTDVLHAVSKVRDIMNEIAAASNEQSRGIEQLSQAIAQMDQVTQQNAALVEEAAAASQSLDDQGRRLTDAVSFFRLTTH; encoded by the coding sequence ATGAACTTCCAGGGAATGCGAGTAAAAACCAGACTCGCGATCGGCTTCGGCGTACTCACGGGCGCATTGCTGGTTGTCGCGGCGCTCTCAATCGAGGCGCTCCACGAATCGAATCAGCGCTTCACGTCGTTTGTCGAAGGCATCAACGCGCGGGCGGAACTCGCCGCGAGCGTGCGCACAGCAGTGGATCGTCGCGCCATTGCTGCACGCAACCTCGTGCTAGTCACGAAGCCGGCTGACCTCGAGATAGAAAAAGCTGCCGTCGTACAGGCGCACGAGGACGTGCAGCGCGATCTGCGCAAGTTCAACGAACTGGTTTCGAGCGCGACGGATGTGCCTCCGGAAGTGCGCGCGCGCGTCGCCGAAATCAATCGCGTCGAGTCGCAATATGGACCCGTCGCGCTCGACATTGTCGATCTCGCACTCAAGGGCAAGCACGCCGAGGCGATCGCACACATGAACGACGAATGCCGGCCTTTGCTCGCCGCGCTCGTCAAGGCAACGCAGGACTACTCTGATATGACGCACGCGCGCGAAGCACAGCTCGTCGCGGAATCGGCGGCACATTACGCGTTCTCGCGCATGCTGCTGCTCGGCGTGTGTGCGTTCGCCGTGTTCGCGGCGATGTTCGCCGGAATTGCCATCACGCGAAGCATTCTGCGCGCGCTCGGCGCGGAGCCCGACACGCTGAGCGAGGTCGCGAAGCGCGTTGCGGAAGGTGACCTCAGACCCGTCGCGGACGCGGGCAATGCGCCCGCCAATAGTGTGCTCGCCTCGATGAGCACCATGCAGAAGAACCTCGTGGAGCTTATCGGCAACGTACGTGCTTCGGCCGACAGCATTGCGACCGGCTCGAGCCAGATCGCGACGGGCAACGTCGACCTGTCGACTCGCACCGAGGAGCAGGCCGCGTCGCTCGAAGAAACTGCGTCGAGCGTGGAGCAACTCACGTCTACGGTGCGGCAGAACGCCGAGCACGCGCAGCATGCCAACACGTTGTCCGCCGACGCGTCGGCGATCGCCCAACAAGGCAACGCCGCGGTGAGCCGCATGATCGAGACGATGTCCGACATCAGCGCGCGCTCCGGGCAGATCGCGGAGATCACCGGCATGATCGAAGGCATCGCGTTCCAGACCAACATTCTCGCATTGAACGCGGCCGTGGAAGCCGCACGCGCAGGCGAGGAAGGACGCGGCTTCGCGGTGGTCGCAGCGGAAGTGCGCAGCCTCGCGCAACGCTCGTCAAGCGCTGCAAAGGAGATCAAAGAGCTGATCAACGCTTCGGTGGGCCGCATCACCGAAGGTTCCAAATTCGCCGGCGACGCCGGAGCGACCATGACTGACGTGCTGCACGCTGTATCGAAGGTGCGCGACATCATGAACGAGATCGCGGCGGCGTCGAACGAGCAGAGTCGCGGCATCGAGCAACTGAGCCAGGCGATCGCGCAGATGGATCAAGTCACGCAGCAAAATGCGGCGCTCGTCGAGGAAGCGGCGGCGGCATCACAATCGCTCGACGATCAGGGGCGCCGCTTGACCGACGCCGTGTCGTTTTTCCGTCTCACGACACACTGA
- a CDS encoding peroxiredoxin: protein MTTLLVFALALPWLLIVFGCWFGYQLVRQHGRILLSLEALEKGFAGGLAEPPGQASTALRGLPLGSMAPDFELPDLSGARHRLSEFRGHPVLLIFFNPVCSFCTSMVPELAAFASEGQDGKLVPLVISTGEPEANRQLFQKHGIDCTVLLQRDLEVAAQYQAHGTPVGYLLDETGILTSELAMGAAALLALATSPTAQAAPEPGHEGQSKPSARGNKPLDQSRLNRSGLKAGTPAPNFRLPSLDGNELALENFRGKRVLLVFTDPGCGPCELLAPHLERVNRERKDLQVLMVSRQDADINRQKVAKLGLTFLVVLQRNWEVSLLYATFATPVGYLIDERGILKSDVAEGSDAILALAASPRGSATPP, encoded by the coding sequence ATGACGACACTCTTGGTCTTCGCTTTAGCCTTGCCCTGGTTACTGATTGTCTTTGGCTGCTGGTTCGGCTATCAACTGGTGCGTCAACACGGGCGAATCTTGCTGAGCTTAGAGGCGCTCGAGAAAGGATTTGCGGGCGGACTAGCTGAGCCGCCCGGTCAAGCATCGACTGCCCTAAGGGGCCTCCCTTTAGGCTCTATGGCCCCTGACTTCGAATTGCCTGACCTTTCGGGGGCTCGTCACCGGCTCTCAGAGTTTCGAGGCCATCCTGTCCTGCTGATCTTCTTCAACCCCGTCTGTAGTTTCTGCACGAGCATGGTGCCGGAGCTGGCGGCTTTCGCATCTGAGGGCCAAGATGGCAAGCTGGTGCCGCTGGTGATAAGCACGGGGGAACCCGAAGCAAATCGTCAGCTTTTCCAAAAGCACGGCATCGACTGCACGGTGCTGCTGCAGAGGGATCTGGAAGTCGCCGCACAGTACCAGGCCCACGGCACGCCGGTTGGCTACCTCCTCGACGAAACGGGAATCCTCACCAGTGAGTTGGCCATGGGCGCGGCGGCCTTATTGGCATTAGCGACGTCACCGACGGCTCAAGCTGCGCCGGAACCGGGCCACGAAGGGCAGTCCAAGCCGTCCGCTCGGGGAAACAAACCCTTGGATCAAAGCCGACTCAACCGCAGCGGGCTTAAAGCCGGAACACCTGCACCGAATTTCCGTTTGCCAAGCCTGGATGGAAATGAACTGGCCCTTGAGAATTTCCGGGGCAAGCGAGTGTTGCTTGTCTTTACCGATCCAGGTTGTGGCCCGTGCGAGCTACTGGCCCCGCACCTGGAACGCGTGAATCGTGAGCGGAAAGACCTGCAGGTGCTCATGGTCAGCCGGCAGGACGCAGACATCAATCGGCAGAAGGTGGCCAAGCTGGGGTTGACGTTCCTGGTGGTGCTGCAGAGAAACTGGGAGGTCTCGCTTCTCTATGCCACGTTCGCTACGCCAGTGGGTTACCTCATCGATGAGCGTGGGATACTGAAATCGGACGTGGCGGAGGGCTCTGACGCCATTCTGGCCTTAGCGGCCAGCCCGCGCGGCTCTGCAACGCCACCCTGA
- a CDS encoding EAL domain-containing protein — MSSLGYLKHLPVEYIKIDGGFIKDMLKDAVSKDMVAAINDIGHSMGRPTIAEYVENEAMLRALTTIGVDFVQGFHVGRPALWAQNVEFLAMTQEEMLDPTFQRVRDLKDIADYPAWLSISP; from the coding sequence ATGTCCTCACTCGGCTATCTGAAACATCTACCGGTCGAATACATCAAGATCGACGGCGGATTCATCAAGGACATGCTCAAAGATGCCGTTAGCAAGGACATGGTGGCAGCGATCAACGACATCGGCCATTCGATGGGGCGTCCGACCATCGCGGAGTACGTCGAGAACGAAGCGATGCTGCGCGCACTGACCACGATCGGCGTGGATTTCGTTCAGGGATTCCATGTGGGCCGACCGGCCCTTTGGGCGCAGAACGTTGAATTTCTTGCAATGACGCAGGAGGAGATGTTGGATCCCACTTTTCAGCGGGTTCGCGACCTAAAGGACATCGCCGACTACCCGGCCTGGCTCTCGATTTCGCCGTAA
- a CDS encoding OmpW family protein, with product MKLKHFACAALATTSMAGVTSAHAQSAGDIQVSAGWMHFAPQDSSGPFNVTALGQTVTKQGASASVGDADTFGLTLQYFVTDHIAVEAVTGVPPKFHLTGEGTLGPLGELGTAREWSPTLLLKYYFLGAQSKFRPYVGAGGSYVWFSDVKLSQQMANGAFLYSPQTGTALTGPTSVHISNSFAPVVNAGLSYNFTKHWSAAFSVSYMWLSARATLTTNSAVGQIRSESKLKLNPIVTFLSVGYTF from the coding sequence ATGAAGCTGAAACACTTTGCATGCGCGGCCCTCGCAACGACGAGCATGGCAGGCGTGACGAGCGCACATGCGCAGTCGGCAGGCGATATCCAGGTCAGTGCCGGATGGATGCATTTCGCACCGCAGGATTCGAGTGGTCCGTTCAACGTCACCGCACTTGGCCAAACGGTCACGAAACAAGGCGCAAGCGCGTCCGTGGGTGATGCGGACACCTTCGGACTGACGCTCCAGTATTTCGTCACGGATCACATCGCCGTCGAAGCGGTGACGGGCGTGCCGCCGAAGTTTCATCTCACCGGCGAAGGCACGCTCGGGCCATTGGGCGAACTGGGTACGGCCCGTGAATGGAGCCCGACGCTGCTGCTCAAGTACTACTTCCTCGGTGCCCAGAGCAAGTTCCGCCCCTATGTCGGTGCGGGTGGCTCATACGTGTGGTTCTCAGACGTCAAGCTGAGTCAGCAGATGGCTAACGGCGCGTTCCTTTATTCGCCGCAGACCGGCACCGCATTGACGGGCCCCACTAGCGTGCATATCAGCAATTCGTTTGCGCCGGTCGTGAACGCCGGACTTTCCTATAACTTCACCAAACACTGGTCGGCGGCGTTCTCCGTGTCGTACATGTGGCTGTCCGCACGCGCGACGCTCACGACGAACTCCGCCGTCGGGCAGATCAGGAGTGAATCCAAGCTCAAGCTGAATCCGATTGTGACCTTCCTGTCGGTCGGCTATACGTTCTGA